A single Phragmites australis chromosome 4, lpPhrAust1.1, whole genome shotgun sequence DNA region contains:
- the LOC133914490 gene encoding uncharacterized protein LOC133914490, translating into MLKSTAYERMRGEHPAEFAPASVSFTHDARSAIDRRNSFRVKAALVYQAITGHHANDDMLRANQLLLALTKACHSSIHASKQENAGNVRTETVIKQETEVDAQNANPADTNGSTPKEEKAELIDEGWDEEHKRVVDSIFLVVGFLPRLMDAINRSVDIEGVDESFKSGLMHEIVTDVIKLENQLPLKGLIDVTGVVERVINDTIGRKEFKNVKDSISGEYKLAFSQGTFGNVIHSFCWYYSPFFSKKAPAPPEGMFKSVATDATMATRTLLDCLHQSVAPAPGQGTRATGRPSRMPAARELRRSGVRFQDSERGRAEVEFREQWKTVLLPALVYDFKLATVARNLLAREYEEQSKPVTRYFQMMNELVEDATDVRVLCRAGVVRRGSSGAQEVHELIKNIDGHATYPSVYMAMDREIEKVKQYHDKRMKNFFVRNRPGVIWASSVAAVSVVAIVAARKKRG; encoded by the exons ATGCTGAAGTCCACGGCGTACGAGCGGATGCGCGGGGAGCACCCAGCGGAGTTCGCGCCGGCGAGCGTCTCCTTCACGCACGACGCGCGCAGCGCGATCGACCGGCGCAACAGCTTCCGGGTGAAGGCCGCGCTCGTCTACCAGGCCATCACGGGCCACCACGCCAACGACGACATGCTGCGCGCCAACCAGCTGCTCCTGGCCCTCACCAAGGCCTGCCATTCCAGCATCCATGCATCGAAACAAGAAAATGCCG GTAATGTCCGTACGGAGACTGTGATCAAGCAGGAGACCGAGGTAGATGCGCAAAATGCCAATCCAGCAGACACTAATGGGAGCACCCCAAAGGAGGAGAAAGCGGAGCTCATCGACGAAGGCTGGGACGAGGAGCACAAGCGAGTGGTCGACAGCATCTTCCTCGTCGTTGGCTTCCTTCCGAGGCTCATGGACGCGATCAACAGGAGCGTCGACATCGAGGGCGTCGACGAGAGCTTCAAGTCGGGGCTCATGCACGAGATCGTCACCGACGTGATCAAGCTCGAGAACCAGCTTCCCCTGAAGGGCCTGATCGACGTGACCGGCGTCGTGGAGCGCGTGATAAACGATACCATCGGCCGCAAGGAGTTCAAGAACGTCAAGGACTCCATCAGCGGCGAGTACAAGCTGGCATTCTCCCAAGGTACCTTCGGCAACGTGATCCACAGCTTCTGCTGGTACTACTCGCCGTTCTTCTCGAAgaaggcgccggcgccgccggaagGCATGTTCAAGAGCGTGGCTACCGATGCCACTATGGCGACGCGCACGCTGCTGGACTGCCTGCACCAGAGTGTGGCGCCGGCGCCAGGGCAGGGGACGCGCGCCACAGGCAGGCCGTCCCGCATGCCGGCAGCGAGGGAACTCCGGCGGTCGGGGGTCCGGTTCCAGGACTCCGAGAGGGGCCGAGCTGAGGTCGAGTTCAGGGAGCAGTGGAAGACGGTGCTGCTACCGGCGCTGGTGTACGACTTCAAGCTGGCCACGGTGGCCCGGAACCTCCTGGCGCGAGAGTACGAGGAGCAGAGCAAGCCCGTGACGCGCTACTTCCAGATGATGAACGAGCTCGTCGAGGACGCCACCGACGTCCGGGTCCTCTGCCGCGCCGGCGTCGTCCGCAGGGGGTCCAGTGGCGCGCAGGAGGTGCACGAGCTGATCAAGAACATCGACGGGCACGCCACGTACCCGTCGGTGTACATGGCAATGGACCGGGAGATCGAAAAGGTGAAGCAGTATCACGATAAGAGGATGAAGAACTTCTTCGTCCGCAACCGCCCTGGTGTGATCTGGGCCTCGTCGGTGGCCGCCGTCTCGGTGGTGGCCATAGTGGCCGCGAGGAAGAAGCGGGGGTGA
- the LOC133916837 gene encoding histone H3.2-like has product MPPDPSKPHKISPKNQKFQAPRGRAPTPRSHHYLIAPNPAPIPHTTTPNHPQITRPASLIRARITVPFVTQLAPTQMARTKQTARKSTGGKAPRKQLATKAARKSAPATGGVKKPHRFRPGTVALREIRKYQKSTELLIRKLPFQRLVREIAQDFKTDLRFQSSAVAALQEAAEAYLVGLFEDTNLCAIHAKRVTIMPKDIQLARRIRGERA; this is encoded by the coding sequence ATGCCCCCCGATCCCTCCAAACCCCACAAAATTTcgcccaaaaaccaaaaatttCAAGCCCCGCGCGGCCGCGCGCCAACTCCCAGATCCCACCACTACTTAATCGCACCCAACCCCGCACCAATTCCTCACACCACCACGCCAAATCACCCGCAAATCACGCGCCCCGCTAGTCTTATTCGAGCCCGAATCACCGTCCCCTTCGTCACCCAACTCGCGCCAACCCAAATGGCCCGCACGAAGCAGACAGCGCGCAAGTCGACCGGCGGTAAGGCGCCCCGGAAGCAGCTGGCCACCAAGGCGGCGCGCAAGTCGGCCCCGGCGACCGGCGGAGTGAAGAAGCCGCACCGCTTCCGCCCCGGCACCGTCGCGCTCCGTGAGATCCGCAAGTACCAGAAGAGCACGGAGCTGCTGATCCGCAAGCTCCCCTTCCAGCGCCTGGTCCGCGAGATAGCGCAGGACTTCAAGACCGACCTCCGGTTCCAGTCCTCCGCCGTCGCGGCGCTGCAGGAGGCGGCCGAGGCGTACCTGGTGGGGCTGTTCGAGGACACCAACCTCTGCGCCATCCACGCCAAGCGCGTCACCATCATGCCCAAGGACATCCAGCTCGCCCGCCGCATCCGCGGGGAGCGCGCCTAG
- the LOC133914855 gene encoding uncharacterized protein LOC133914855, translated as MNYAKTSVSCLLLSNQHPIARELSRSPFPITAVSSSPTRHDACDRLAAPPRLHATPLPSGSNRVGLLRRPLPTPAPDLVRVAACGFDGCGGSRPVREGGSRGVGVPGHSFQDAAEVLHDRGSFTPSNTCAFEIFFVHHHHDWMKQLQFQRLSNFTKHKSTACLVALCLTLPPTVMTISLCIQSHTLWLLSLPDFLDVSIGKILKLRSKIASATSAIKSVFGQEVQQQDAANKLEQLREGIVKVRELFRDTESTEFIIMTIPTVTIVCLTLQLPARPTVQTCKRASTRRSPMTGDVHSYHRPPTKNDLIGCATRDPKAHPTALGKIQMLLV; from the exons ATGAACTACGCAAAAACGTCTGT GTCATGTCTTCTGCTGAGTAATCAGCACCCGATTGCTCGTGAACTCTCTCGGTCCCCTTTCCCAATCACCGCCGTCTCCTCTTCCCCTACTCGCCACGATGCTTGCGATCGCCTCGCCGCACCTCCACGGCTCCATGCAACACCTCTCCCTAGCGGTTCCAACCGCGTAGGCCTGCTGCGGCGCCCGCTTCCCACGCCGGCGCCCGACCTGGTACGCGTCGCTGCGTGCGGCTTTGACGGCTGCGGCGGAAGCCGCCCCGTCCGCGAAGGAGGGAGCCGAGGAGTTGGGGTTCCAGGACATAGCTTCCAGGACGCGGCGGAGGTACTACATGATCGGGG GTCATTCACCCCATCGAACACATGTgcttttgagatattttttgtTCACCACCACCATGATTGGATGAAGCAATTGCAATTTCAAAG GTTATCAAATTTCACGAAGCACAAGAGTACAGCATGTTTAGTCGCATTGTGTTTGACACTACCCCCCACGGTAATGACCATATCATTGTGTATCCAAA GCCATACACTCTGGCTGCTATCCTTGCCAGATTTCTTGGATGTGTCCATTGGGAAAATCTTGAAG CTGAGGAGCAAGATTGCTTCTGCAACATCAGCTATTAAATCAGTATTTGGACAAGAGGTTCAACAGCAGGATGCA GCCAACAAATTGGAGCAACTCAGAGAAGGGATAGTCAAAGTGCGAGAGCTTTTTCGTGACACGGAATCAACAGAGTTTATAATCATGACAATCCCAACGGTAACAATTGTGTGCCTAACTCTCCAGCTCCCTGCCAGGCCCACCGTTCAAACATGCAAGAGGGCTTCGACAAGGCGATCCCCTATGACCGGCGATGTTCATTCTTACCATCGACCCCCTACAAAGAATGATCTCATTGGCTGCGCAACAAGGGATCCTAAAGCCCATCCTACCGCGCTCGGCAAAATTCAGATGCTCCTTGTATGA
- the LOC133916836 gene encoding uncharacterized protein LOC133916836 gives MEYDFRGRLGSGSYGAPPGAVSTGSSLYPHVGQPSHGGGGSTASLRAAPYHHSSSASGSSAPIVTPLAPTPSSSSKVGIQVAIKPDYRITPPPQMAPHMVEIPHSIFNFDFEYERKILAEAEENPNWNKFVVERQAPQTVPQQARPASSGDPVVDKYVAMGLGREAVSFAVLNYGDNPVKVKEFVKSYNILHEMGFTSANVPELLAIQDNDPDKVIQRLLSSPS, from the exons ATGGAGTACGACTTCCGGGGCCGATTGGGCTCGGGCTCCTACGGCGCGCCTCCCGGGGCCGTATCCACCGGATCGTCGCTCTACCCGCACGTCGGGCAGCCCTCCCACGGCGGTGGGGGTTCCACCGCGTCACTGCGGGCCGCGCCCTACCACCACTCGTCCTCAGCATCCGGGTCCTCGGCTCCCATAGTTACGCCGCTTGCTCCCACCCCGTCGTCCTCGTCGA AAGTGGGCATACAAGTTGCGATAAAGCCTGACTACCGCATTACCCCTCCT CCTCAAATGGCACCACATATGGTAGAAATTCCTCATAGCATCTTCAACTTCGACTTTGAGTATGAGAGAAAGATTCTTGCTGAGGCAGAGGAGAACCCCAACTGGAACAAGTTTGTGGTAGAAAGACAGGCACCACAAACAGTGCCACAGCAG GCTAGACCAGCATCTTCAGGGGATCCAGTTGTGGACAAGTATGTTGCGATGGGGCTTGGACGTGAAGCTGTCTCATTTGCTGTGTTGAATTATGGAGATAATCCAGTGAAG GTGAAAGAGTTCGTGAAATCCTACAATATTCTCCACGAGATGGGCTTCACGTCCGCAAACGTTCCCGAGCTGCTGGCGATTCAAGACAACGATCCTGACAAAGTCATCCAGCGCTTGCTTTCCTCGCCATCCTGA